From Pristiophorus japonicus isolate sPriJap1 chromosome 7, sPriJap1.hap1, whole genome shotgun sequence, one genomic window encodes:
- the tpbg gene encoding trophoblast glycoprotein: MSGCGPVQSWRGAGRGLGLGRGLLLLPLLSWAAAASECPDECECSEPPKTVKCVNGGLSAIPSGLPAGVRNLFITGNNISTLRSGAFGWPLPQLLNLSLSGNRIEVLERRVFASLPSLQQLDLSDNRISALHPAAFGTGGGGHSPLRELDLSRALRNGSAVEQLSELLQNGSLTNLVRLRLAANDLFYLPARTFSRLPKLRHLELANNSLVDLRHTFRHLDLQTLDLSANALKTLGNSTLSELSGQPQLRVNLRDNPFACDCGIQDFLAWLRSTEKVVQKERLLCASPESMRNKPVLQAKYSDLECSFRGDMESVLQTSYVFLGIVLALIGVIFMFVLYLNRKGIKKWLYNVRDACRDHMEGYHYRYEINSDPRLTNLASNSDV, from the coding sequence ATGTCCGGGTGCGGGCCGGTGCAAAGTTGGCGCGGGGCCGGGCGGGGGCTAGGCCTGGGGcgggggctgctgctgctgccgtTGCTGAGCTGGGCGGCCGCCGCCAGTGAGTGCCCGGACGAGTGCGAGTGCTCGGAGCCGCCCAAGACAGTGAAGTGCGTGAACGGCGGTCTGAGCGCCATCCCCAGCGGCCTGCCGGCCGGCGTCCGCAACCTCTTCATCACCGGCAACAACATCTCCACTCTGCGTAGTGGGGCTTTCGGGTGGCCGCTGCCGCAGCTGCTCAACCTCAGTCTGAGCGGCAACCGCATCGAGGTGCTGGAGCGCCGGGTCTTCGCCTCGCTGCCCAGCCTGCAGCAGCTCGACCTCAGCGACAACCGCATCTCGGCCCTGCACCCGGCCGCTTTCGGCACCGGCGGCGGCGGCCACAGCCCGCTGCGGGAACTGGACCTGAGCCGGGCGCTCCGCAACGGCTCGGCGGTGGAGCAGCTGTCCGAGCTGCTGCAGAACGGCAGCCTGACCAACCTGGTGCGGCTGCGGCTGGCGGCCAACGACCTCTTCTACCTGCCGGCCCGCACCTTCTCCCGCCTGCCCAAGCTGCGGCACCTGGAGCTCGCCAACAACTCGCTGGTCGACCTGCGCCACACCTTCCGCCACCTCGACCTGCAGACGCTCGACCTGAGCGCCAACGCGCTCAAGACCCTGGGCAACAGCACGCTGAGCGAGCTGAGCGGCCAGCCCCAGCTCCGCGTCAACCTGCGCGACAACCCCTTCGCCTGCGACTGCGGCATCCAGGACTTCTTGGCGTGGCTGCGGAGTACCGAGAAAGTGGTGCAGAAGGAGCGGCTGCTCTGCGCCTCGCCCGAAAGCATGAGGAACAAACCTGTCCTGCAGGCCAAGTACTCTGATTTGGAGTGCTCCTTCCGAGGGGACATGGAGAGCGTCTTGCAAACTTCTTACGTCTTCCTGGGGATAGTTCTGGCCCTGATCGGGGTCATCTTCATGTTTGTCCTGTACCTCAACAGAAAAGGCATCAAAAAGTGGCTTTATAACGTCAGGGATGCTTGTCGAGATCACATGGAAGGTTATCATTACAGATACGAGATTAACTCAGACCCCAGATTGACAAACCTTGCCTCTAATTCGGATGTGTAA